A region from the Arthrobacter roseus genome encodes:
- the rmuC gene encoding DNA recombination protein RmuC translates to MNAFTVVLAILTCLAGAAIGLAVAAWFAGRRIRPLESEADDAVSRLSEVRQQLAASEAENRLLKEHNHRLTRQGDESGSVLKALAPVAEKLGHVQQQVSVLERDRVEQFGHLTEALRLSRRTDEQLLTTTQSLSAALRNNAVRGTWGEAQLRRVVETCGMLNRVDFAEQVTLTEHDGGRPDMVINLPGSKCMVLDAKVPLSAYLRAGEASVNGTEKEAREQAALLKEHAKAVRAHVDALAARKYWEGAPNSPELVVCFIPAESFLSAALQADPGLLDYAFTKNVALASPVTLLAVLKAVAFSWRQDVLTENAKELFDLSTQLYNRLGTMGDHVSKLGNSLKSSVEKYNAFVGTLESRVMPTARKINELDPTGLRETVAPAALETTPRLLSSPELIDGAS, encoded by the coding sequence ATGAACGCATTTACTGTTGTCTTGGCAATCCTGACCTGTCTTGCCGGTGCTGCCATTGGCCTTGCCGTGGCCGCCTGGTTTGCTGGACGGCGCATCCGACCGCTGGAATCGGAAGCCGACGACGCCGTCTCCCGGCTTTCCGAGGTCCGCCAGCAACTTGCGGCGTCGGAGGCGGAGAATCGTTTGCTCAAAGAGCACAATCACCGCCTGACGAGACAGGGCGACGAATCTGGCTCGGTGCTGAAAGCGCTGGCACCCGTGGCAGAAAAGCTTGGACACGTGCAACAGCAGGTCTCTGTGTTGGAACGGGACCGAGTGGAACAGTTTGGGCACCTTACGGAGGCCCTCCGACTGTCACGTCGCACGGACGAGCAGCTGCTGACCACTACGCAGTCGTTGTCAGCAGCCCTAAGGAACAACGCGGTTCGGGGCACGTGGGGGGAAGCACAGCTGCGGCGCGTGGTTGAGACCTGCGGCATGCTCAACCGAGTCGACTTTGCGGAGCAGGTAACCCTGACAGAACATGACGGCGGACGTCCGGACATGGTTATCAATCTGCCCGGATCCAAGTGCATGGTCCTAGACGCTAAGGTACCGCTTTCAGCCTACCTCCGCGCTGGTGAAGCATCCGTGAATGGCACCGAGAAGGAAGCACGGGAGCAAGCTGCCCTACTGAAAGAACACGCCAAAGCCGTCCGGGCACACGTTGACGCGCTGGCAGCACGCAAATACTGGGAAGGTGCGCCAAACTCTCCTGAACTCGTTGTCTGTTTCATCCCAGCGGAATCATTCCTATCGGCTGCGCTCCAGGCAGACCCGGGTCTGCTGGACTATGCGTTCACCAAAAATGTTGCTCTGGCTTCACCGGTGACGCTACTGGCAGTGTTGAAGGCAGTCGCGTTCAGTTGGCGTCAGGATGTCCTCACAGAAAACGCGAAGGAGCTCTTTGACCTCTCAACGCAGCTCTACAACCGTCTAGGGACCATGGGCGACCATGTGTCGAAACTCGGCAATTCACTCAAGTCCTCGGTGGAGAAATACAACGCGTTCGTGGGAACGCTGGAGTCCCGAGTGATGCCCACGGCCAGGAAGATCAACGAGCTCGATCCCACCGGTTTGCGAGAAACTGTGGCACCCGCGGCCTTGGAGACCACTCCCCGACTGCTCAGCTCACCCGAACTGATCGATGGAGCATCCTAG
- a CDS encoding ABC transporter permease, whose product MDWFLTNIDYVLELTGLHLYQSVLPLVLSVIVAVPLAQLARTNRAVGALILGASSLLYTIPSLALFVLLPILLGTRVLDMVNVIVALTIYAVALLVRSTADALGSVDENVRQAATAMGYKPLRRFLTVDLPLSIPVLIAGLRVISVSNISLVSVGALIGISSLGTLFTDGLNRSFVTEIVVGIVMTLLLALIMDLLLVLLERMLTPWTRPRIPRRDSTVTVGGPA is encoded by the coding sequence ATGGACTGGTTTCTCACCAACATCGACTACGTCCTGGAACTGACAGGACTACACCTGTACCAGTCTGTGCTCCCATTGGTGCTCAGCGTGATCGTTGCGGTTCCCCTGGCCCAGCTTGCACGGACTAACCGGGCCGTAGGAGCGCTGATACTTGGAGCGTCCTCGCTGCTCTATACCATCCCGTCGCTGGCACTCTTTGTTCTGCTACCCATTCTGCTGGGTACCAGGGTCCTGGATATGGTCAACGTTATTGTTGCACTCACCATTTATGCCGTGGCTCTGCTGGTCCGCTCAACCGCAGACGCCCTCGGGTCAGTGGATGAAAACGTCCGGCAGGCTGCGACGGCCATGGGCTACAAACCATTGCGGCGCTTCCTCACGGTGGATCTGCCGCTATCGATTCCCGTGTTGATTGCCGGGTTGCGCGTCATCTCAGTCAGTAACATCTCCCTCGTCAGTGTGGGAGCGCTCATCGGCATCTCGAGCCTCGGCACCCTGTTCACCGATGGGCTGAACCGCTCCTTCGTCACAGAAATTGTCGTCGGCATCGTCATGACGCTGCTGCTCGCCCTCATCATGGATCTGCTATTGGTCCTCCTTGAACGAATGCTCACGCCATGGACCCGACCCAGAATCCCGCGCCGGGATTCCACGGTCACTGTCGGAGGGCCCGCCTGA
- a CDS encoding metal-dependent hydrolase has product MTLPTQDTRVTYAAGATRGDGVVLHAESRHDGTAVVVLDSTPAHPVDAGWPDQGPDHGHLVVDGRELPLVDCVVAATDGKQLFLGHDIPVAKGTEGWSFVVAHVVDGAPPAEGSTVSVVIDEARRRSLSAGHTACHAASLALNQAMSALWKKEPRLDALGEPDFDALAISSSTITEYGSLDIYRMGKSLRRKGFLTQELDVGAVQSSTNETLASWVDSGARVAIERDGDLLTDRRYWVCTLPTGSARIPCGGTHAGSLSECTAITVALELNDDDGTPVLRMVTTAAV; this is encoded by the coding sequence ATGACCCTGCCCACCCAGGACACGCGAGTTACCTACGCCGCCGGCGCAACACGAGGCGATGGAGTTGTCCTCCATGCTGAATCTCGGCATGACGGAACCGCCGTCGTCGTCCTTGATTCCACTCCAGCGCATCCGGTTGATGCCGGCTGGCCGGATCAGGGACCGGATCACGGTCATCTGGTGGTTGATGGACGCGAGCTGCCTCTCGTGGACTGCGTCGTGGCCGCTACCGACGGGAAACAGCTCTTCCTGGGTCATGACATTCCGGTGGCCAAAGGCACTGAAGGCTGGAGCTTTGTGGTGGCGCACGTGGTGGACGGCGCACCGCCGGCCGAGGGCAGCACCGTAAGCGTGGTTATCGACGAAGCTCGCCGGCGATCCCTATCGGCCGGTCACACCGCTTGTCACGCCGCCTCGCTAGCCCTCAACCAGGCAATGAGCGCTCTATGGAAGAAAGAGCCCCGCCTGGACGCGCTGGGCGAGCCCGACTTCGATGCCCTTGCTATCAGTAGTTCAACCATCACGGAGTACGGGTCCCTGGATATCTACCGGATGGGCAAGTCACTTCGACGCAAGGGGTTTTTGACGCAGGAGCTCGACGTCGGGGCGGTGCAGTCCTCGACCAACGAGACCCTGGCGTCCTGGGTTGATTCGGGGGCGAGAGTGGCCATCGAACGCGACGGGGACCTGTTGACGGACCGCCGTTACTGGGTCTGCACTTTACCCACAGGATCGGCCCGCATTCCCTGTGGTGGGACACACGCTGGCTCGCTGTCGGAATGCACAGCCATCACCGTGGCGCTCGAGCTAAACGACGACGACGGAACACCAGTATTACGCATGGTCACGACCGCGGCAGTGTGA
- a CDS encoding exodeoxyribonuclease VII small subunit: protein MNETASTEDASNPDIAGMSYEQAREELVAVVGKLETGGASLEDSLSLWERGEALAARCESWLEGARTRLDAARARKDSNE, encoded by the coding sequence ATGAACGAGACAGCATCAACCGAGGACGCATCCAACCCGGATATTGCCGGTATGTCCTATGAGCAAGCGCGAGAAGAGCTGGTAGCCGTCGTTGGGAAGCTCGAGACAGGCGGCGCAAGCCTTGAAGATTCGCTGTCGCTCTGGGAACGTGGTGAAGCCCTCGCCGCGCGTTGTGAGTCCTGGCTCGAGGGAGCCCGCACGCGCCTAGATGCCGCCCGCGCACGGAAGGACAGCAACGAGTAG
- the xseA gene encoding exodeoxyribonuclease VII large subunit — protein MDPSQTPEPTDTAGNAQPQTLAATAAETTPENPWPLHLLSDKLKAHIERAPAAWVEGQIIEFNRRANVSFITLRDTDAEVSLPLTVWRAALDRLDAPLEQGSRVVAHLKADFWVKTGRLSMQTRDIRPVGLGDLLARLERLRQALAAEGLFAKHRKLVLPLLPQRIGLITGRGSDAMKDVLRNATLRWPSVEFEVREVAVQGVHAVRQVMDALQELDGHPDVDVIIIARGGGSMEDLLPFSNEDLIRAVSAATTPVVSAIGHEADRPLLDDVADLRASTPTDAAKRTVPDVAEELQRVHQAQEQLDRCIDRLLARESERLAAVHSRPALANPEGMIQVRHEDVSRWSDRAHHSVATAVTRDLDRINHFRTQVRSLSPQNTLDRGYAVVQLKDGSVVRSPEEVGASAALRIRLARGELQATSS, from the coding sequence ATGGATCCATCACAGACGCCCGAACCAACGGACACGGCGGGGAACGCCCAACCGCAGACCCTTGCGGCTACTGCTGCGGAAACAACGCCGGAGAATCCATGGCCTCTGCACCTACTCTCCGACAAGCTGAAGGCACACATTGAACGTGCACCGGCGGCCTGGGTCGAGGGCCAGATCATTGAATTCAACCGTCGTGCCAATGTCAGTTTTATTACCCTCCGGGATACGGATGCGGAGGTGTCCCTGCCGCTGACCGTCTGGCGGGCCGCGCTGGACCGTCTGGATGCACCGCTCGAGCAGGGCAGCCGGGTCGTCGCTCACCTCAAGGCCGACTTCTGGGTGAAAACCGGCCGTCTTTCGATGCAGACACGGGACATCCGCCCAGTAGGGTTGGGAGACCTCCTGGCGCGGCTAGAACGGCTCAGGCAGGCACTGGCCGCTGAAGGACTCTTCGCTAAGCACCGGAAACTTGTACTGCCACTACTTCCCCAACGCATCGGCCTTATCACTGGCCGCGGGTCAGACGCCATGAAGGACGTGCTGCGCAACGCGACCCTGCGTTGGCCCTCAGTTGAGTTCGAGGTCCGAGAAGTAGCTGTACAGGGTGTTCATGCCGTGCGTCAGGTCATGGATGCGCTTCAAGAACTGGACGGCCATCCGGACGTCGATGTCATCATTATCGCCCGCGGCGGAGGCTCCATGGAGGATCTTCTACCGTTCAGCAACGAAGATCTGATCCGGGCTGTTTCCGCGGCCACCACACCCGTGGTCAGCGCCATCGGTCACGAAGCTGACCGCCCGCTGCTCGACGACGTCGCGGACCTACGAGCTTCCACACCTACTGATGCTGCTAAACGGACCGTTCCGGATGTTGCGGAGGAACTCCAACGGGTCCATCAGGCGCAGGAACAGCTTGACCGCTGCATCGACCGCTTGCTAGCCAGAGAGAGTGAACGCCTTGCCGCGGTGCATAGCCGGCCAGCGCTGGCAAACCCCGAGGGCATGATCCAGGTGCGTCACGAGGACGTTTCCCGATGGTCCGACCGGGCGCACCACTCCGTTGCCACAGCTGTGACCCGCGATCTGGACCGGATCAACCACTTCAGGACGCAGGTAAGATCGCTTTCGCCCCAGAACACCTTGGACCGGGGATATGCCGTGGTGCAGTTGAAGGACGGCAGCGTAGTCCGCTCCCCCGAGGAAGTGGGCGCATCAGCTGCACTAAGGATCAGGCTGGCCCGCGGAGAATTGCAGGCAACATCATCATGA
- a CDS encoding MFS transporter — protein MTVISELRMRPVIANRWGWDASVTVRLVLAGLVFSVLLIGANLATPIYPLLQAKLGLSAFDVTVAFSTYVLALIAGLLLMGHWSDHMGRRAALVVAVFVGIIGGLVFSMADGLLTLSLGRALQGASVALATGASSAALREMLPHRPEWASRFTLLASAGGVAAGPVIGGLLSILPDPTRVPFQLHVAVLVLMLIPLLALKARPAISPAMDGPMKALKPRVPTVSKEAGSTFWMASIIGFLSFSVFGFTLSLAPTYFAEIAHASSPASVGILAAIVLMASAVSQLIAMRGRFVVPVGLCFMAAGVALIPVAGMLGSLPLLIGACIAAGSGQGFAFRVAFNDVALKVESSRHAQIISMLYVITYLGSALPVLGLGMAAGIWGLPASVAFFSGAIALACLLLAGVALRRVP, from the coding sequence GTGACGGTCATCAGTGAACTGCGCATGCGTCCCGTGATCGCCAACCGGTGGGGCTGGGATGCATCCGTAACGGTCAGGCTCGTCCTTGCCGGGCTGGTCTTTTCCGTGCTGCTCATTGGAGCAAATCTCGCGACGCCGATTTATCCGCTTCTGCAGGCAAAGCTTGGACTGAGCGCATTCGACGTCACGGTTGCGTTCTCAACCTACGTCCTTGCCCTCATTGCCGGATTGCTGCTGATGGGTCACTGGTCCGATCACATGGGCCGTCGGGCGGCCCTGGTCGTTGCCGTATTCGTCGGGATCATCGGCGGATTGGTCTTTTCGATGGCAGATGGTCTCCTGACGCTCTCGTTGGGCCGGGCGCTTCAGGGTGCGTCGGTTGCATTGGCAACGGGTGCCAGCTCTGCTGCCCTACGTGAGATGCTCCCGCACCGGCCGGAGTGGGCTTCCCGCTTCACGCTGCTGGCTTCGGCGGGTGGCGTCGCTGCTGGGCCGGTGATCGGCGGCCTGCTGAGTATTCTTCCGGACCCCACGCGCGTCCCCTTTCAACTGCATGTGGCGGTCCTGGTCCTCATGTTGATTCCGTTGCTCGCGCTAAAGGCTCGTCCTGCCATCAGCCCCGCCATGGACGGTCCTATGAAGGCGCTGAAGCCCCGTGTACCGACTGTCTCCAAAGAGGCAGGTTCCACCTTTTGGATGGCGTCAATCATCGGCTTCCTGAGCTTCTCGGTATTCGGCTTCACGTTGAGTCTGGCACCGACGTATTTTGCGGAGATTGCCCATGCCAGCTCACCCGCATCTGTAGGGATTCTCGCTGCAATCGTGCTCATGGCTTCGGCAGTGAGTCAGCTCATCGCCATGCGCGGCCGCTTCGTAGTCCCAGTTGGCCTCTGCTTCATGGCCGCGGGTGTGGCGCTCATACCGGTAGCCGGGATGCTTGGAAGCCTGCCCCTGCTCATCGGCGCGTGCATCGCTGCGGGGTCCGGTCAGGGCTTCGCATTCAGGGTTGCCTTCAACGACGTGGCGCTCAAGGTAGAAAGCTCCCGTCACGCCCAGATCATCAGCATGCTCTACGTCATCACGTACCTGGGCAGCGCGCTGCCGGTCCTGGGCCTCGGTATGGCTGCGGGCATCTGGGGTTTGCCAGCGTCGGTGGCTTTCTTCTCTGGCGCCATTGCCCTCGCCTGCCTCCTGCTGGCCGGGGTAGCACTTCGCCGAGTCCCATGA
- a CDS encoding pyridoxal phosphate-dependent aminotransferase translates to MPEFTQSNKLRNVLYDIRGPVLEQAQRMEAEGHRILKLNIGNPAPFGFDAPDSILVDMIRNLPNAQGYSDSRGIYSARTAVVQYYQSRGLLNYDVDDVYLGNGVSELITLSLQALLNDGDEILVPTPDYPLWTASVSLAGGTAVHYLCDEEQHWWPDVEDIESKITPNTKGIVLINPNNPTGAVYPESVIRRIVDLARKHGLIVFADEIYEKILYEDAVHIHAAALTGNDVLCLTFSGLSKAYRIAGYRSGWMAISGPKSDAEDYIKGINLLANMRMCANVPAQHAIQTALGGHQSIEDLILPGGRLKAQRDRAHEMLNAIPGVSCEQAQGALYLFPRLDPEVYPIKNDELFALDLLKQQKILISHGTAFNWIRPDHFRMVTLPSVEVIESAVSRLAVFLAAYKPQ, encoded by the coding sequence ATGCCAGAGTTCACACAGTCAAACAAGCTTCGTAACGTCCTCTACGACATCAGGGGCCCTGTCCTGGAGCAGGCGCAGCGGATGGAAGCAGAGGGCCACCGCATCCTCAAGCTCAACATTGGCAACCCCGCGCCGTTTGGATTCGATGCACCGGATTCGATCCTGGTGGACATGATCCGGAATCTTCCCAATGCTCAGGGCTACAGCGATTCGCGGGGAATCTATTCCGCGCGTACCGCCGTGGTTCAGTACTACCAGAGCCGCGGCTTGCTGAACTACGACGTCGACGACGTTTACCTCGGCAATGGCGTCAGTGAACTCATCACGCTGTCCCTGCAGGCCTTGCTGAACGACGGCGACGAGATTTTGGTACCCACCCCTGATTACCCCTTGTGGACAGCATCGGTGAGCCTGGCCGGAGGAACAGCCGTCCATTATCTGTGCGATGAAGAACAGCATTGGTGGCCTGACGTCGAGGACATCGAATCGAAGATCACGCCCAACACCAAGGGCATTGTCTTGATCAATCCCAACAATCCCACGGGCGCTGTCTATCCAGAATCAGTGATTCGCAGGATCGTTGACCTCGCACGGAAACATGGACTCATAGTTTTCGCCGATGAGATCTACGAGAAGATTCTTTACGAGGACGCCGTTCACATTCATGCGGCCGCTCTGACAGGAAATGACGTGCTGTGCCTGACGTTCAGCGGTCTGTCCAAGGCCTATCGAATTGCGGGCTACCGCAGCGGTTGGATGGCTATCTCGGGCCCTAAAAGTGACGCCGAGGATTACATCAAGGGCATCAACCTGTTGGCCAATATGCGCATGTGCGCCAACGTCCCAGCCCAGCACGCTATCCAAACAGCGCTCGGCGGTCATCAGAGCATCGAGGATCTGATCCTGCCTGGCGGCCGGCTCAAGGCGCAACGGGACAGGGCCCACGAGATGCTGAATGCCATTCCCGGCGTGAGCTGTGAGCAAGCGCAGGGCGCCCTCTATCTCTTTCCGCGTCTTGACCCTGAGGTGTATCCGATCAAGAACGACGAACTTTTTGCGCTGGATCTGCTCAAGCAACAGAAAATACTGATCTCGCACGGAACGGCGTTCAACTGGATCCGTCCTGATCACTTCCGGATGGTGACGCTGCCATCGGTAGAGGTGATCGAGTCAGCCGTGTCCCGGTTGGCCGTGTTCTTGGCAGCCTACAAACCGCAGTAG
- a CDS encoding ABC transporter ATP-binding protein, translated as MIEFRNVTKAYGSGIPAVGNLSMDVGRGEITVFVGPSGCGKTTSLRMINRMVDPTSGTILVDGQDISAQEPSQLRRSMGYVMQSSGLLPHRSVVDNIATVPRLNGVSRNSARQRAQELLEIVGLSPELGKRYPGQLSGGQQQRVGVARALAADPPILLMDEPFSAVDPVVRAELQHELLRLQQDLSKTIVFVTHDIDEAVTLGDKVAVFDVGGRLAQYASPEEILRAPVDSFVAGFVGRDRGFRHLGFQDGDNVPLHEVPTIAVDELADSTITVGEGWTLAVDAESRPQGWVPQAERDSIHSMEGLVPGGSLYRRGDTLRQALDAGLSSPSGRGVAVDDDGRVAGVVHPAEILELIDAARLERARAIHHTAV; from the coding sequence ATGATTGAATTTCGCAACGTCACCAAGGCCTACGGCTCAGGAATTCCGGCCGTCGGAAATTTGAGCATGGATGTGGGCAGGGGAGAGATCACCGTCTTTGTTGGCCCCTCCGGTTGTGGCAAAACAACGTCACTTCGGATGATTAACCGTATGGTGGATCCCACCTCAGGAACTATCCTCGTGGACGGGCAGGACATTTCCGCCCAAGAGCCTTCCCAGCTGCGACGATCCATGGGATACGTCATGCAGTCTTCTGGGCTTCTGCCTCACCGGAGTGTCGTGGACAATATCGCCACAGTGCCCCGCCTCAACGGAGTCTCGCGTAACAGTGCCCGGCAACGCGCGCAGGAACTGCTGGAGATCGTGGGGCTGTCCCCGGAACTCGGGAAGCGCTATCCAGGGCAATTATCGGGTGGACAGCAACAGCGCGTAGGCGTTGCACGCGCACTTGCTGCCGATCCACCGATCCTGCTGATGGACGAACCCTTCAGCGCCGTGGACCCAGTGGTCCGGGCAGAGCTGCAGCATGAACTGTTGCGCTTGCAGCAAGATCTCTCAAAGACCATTGTCTTCGTCACTCACGACATCGACGAAGCGGTCACGCTGGGGGACAAGGTAGCAGTGTTCGACGTCGGTGGACGCCTCGCTCAGTACGCCTCTCCGGAAGAGATCCTGAGAGCACCGGTGGACAGTTTTGTGGCCGGTTTTGTGGGTCGGGATCGTGGGTTCCGACATTTGGGATTTCAGGACGGAGACAATGTTCCGCTCCACGAGGTACCCACCATCGCCGTGGACGAACTGGCGGATAGCACGATCACCGTCGGGGAGGGATGGACCCTGGCGGTCGACGCCGAGAGCCGGCCCCAGGGCTGGGTGCCACAAGCCGAGCGGGACTCCATTCACTCTATGGAGGGGCTCGTTCCGGGTGGTTCGCTGTACCGCAGGGGTGACACGTTGAGACAAGCGTTGGACGCCGGCTTGTCATCGCCGTCGGGTAGGGGAGTGGCGGTCGACGACGACGGCCGGGTTGCCGGCGTCGTGCATCCAGCTGAAATTCTGGAATTGATCGACGCGGCGCGCCTCGAGCGTGCCCGGGCCATTCACCACACGGCGGTCTGA
- a CDS encoding ABC transporter substrate-binding protein, which translates to MRENTSLFSGRKRTIAAMSGLALTFALTACGASGDPLDEGSGSDGETSGPVVVGSADFPESQTIAEIYAGALESAGVESSTKLNIGSREIYYEALQDGSIDIIPEYTGNLLLFANANTEASSASEILEALPKALKEKSPDVNLGVLEPAEAQNKDSLVVTQATAEKYDLKSIEDLSEVCDELVFAAPSTFAERAYGLPGLKETYDCVPKSFEGINDGGGAVTLDALLADKVQVADIYTTTPAIEENSLVVLEDPKNNFLAQQVVPLVNKEALGDKGVEVLNEVSSKLTTEDLMKLNSAVSGDAKQSPEAAAADWLKENGFTE; encoded by the coding sequence ATGAGAGAGAACACATCATTGTTTTCGGGCCGGAAGCGAACCATCGCGGCAATGTCGGGTTTGGCGTTAACGTTCGCTTTGACCGCATGCGGCGCAAGCGGGGATCCGCTGGACGAAGGATCAGGCAGCGACGGTGAAACCTCAGGTCCCGTCGTCGTCGGATCCGCTGACTTCCCTGAAAGCCAGACCATTGCCGAGATCTACGCTGGTGCACTTGAATCCGCCGGGGTGGAATCGAGCACGAAGCTGAATATCGGTTCCCGAGAGATTTACTATGAGGCGCTGCAGGACGGCTCCATTGACATCATTCCCGAATACACCGGAAACCTGTTGCTCTTCGCCAACGCTAATACTGAGGCCTCCAGCGCATCCGAGATCCTGGAAGCACTTCCGAAGGCCCTTAAGGAGAAGTCTCCTGATGTGAACCTTGGCGTTCTTGAGCCAGCGGAGGCGCAGAATAAGGACTCGCTCGTTGTCACCCAGGCCACGGCGGAAAAGTATGACTTGAAGTCCATTGAGGACCTGAGTGAAGTGTGCGACGAGTTGGTTTTCGCGGCTCCGAGCACCTTTGCGGAGCGCGCGTACGGTCTGCCAGGGCTGAAAGAAACCTACGACTGCGTCCCCAAGAGCTTCGAGGGAATCAACGATGGAGGCGGCGCAGTAACGCTGGATGCCTTGTTAGCCGACAAGGTGCAGGTAGCTGATATCTACACAACCACTCCTGCCATTGAAGAAAACTCGTTGGTAGTCCTTGAGGACCCCAAGAACAACTTCCTGGCGCAGCAGGTAGTACCGCTGGTGAACAAGGAAGCACTCGGTGACAAGGGTGTTGAGGTCCTGAATGAGGTTTCTTCCAAGCTCACCACCGAGGATTTGATGAAGCTCAACAGCGCAGTCAGCGGCGATGCGAAGCAAAGCCCTGAAGCTGCTGCAGCTGATTGGCTGAAGGAGAACGGCTTCACCGAATAA
- a CDS encoding Lrp/AsnC family transcriptional regulator, with amino-acid sequence MSKLDSLDLKLLLELVRDPRSQIGELSELLGVARNTAQARIRRLLRAGALRNGGRELDLATLEYDVTAFVTLEVVHRELDGVISSLRTLAQVLEVHEISGRGDVWCRVVASDTPNLQTVLRAILRIKGVIRSETVLVLHEHIPYRTEPLLRKLAGGP; translated from the coding sequence ATGAGCAAACTCGACTCCCTCGACCTAAAGCTGTTGCTGGAACTCGTGCGTGACCCGCGGTCACAGATCGGGGAGCTGAGCGAACTGCTTGGTGTGGCCAGGAACACTGCCCAAGCACGTATCCGTCGGTTGCTGAGAGCGGGAGCCCTCCGCAATGGCGGACGAGAGCTGGATCTGGCGACCCTCGAATATGACGTCACTGCCTTCGTCACCCTCGAAGTTGTCCACCGGGAACTCGACGGCGTCATCTCCTCACTGCGGACACTCGCCCAAGTTCTGGAGGTCCATGAAATTTCTGGCCGCGGCGATGTCTGGTGCCGGGTGGTAGCCTCCGACACACCCAACCTGCAGACGGTGCTACGAGCCATCCTCCGGATCAAGGGCGTTATCCGCTCTGAGACGGTCCTGGTCCTCCATGAACACATCCCCTACAGGACCGAACCCCTGCTCCGGAAACTCGCCGGCGGCCCATGA
- a CDS encoding ABC transporter permease — protein sequence MDYSSNSVVVQIFEWLTNPVNWSGPAGIPTRTVEHLGYTGLTILIAAAIAVPVGLFVGHTGKGRVVIVALAGILRALPTLGVLILFVLLAGIGLMPPIWSLVLLAVPPILAGVYAGISSVNENVVDAARSMGMTELQVLFRVELPNGLQVILGGFRAAVLQVIATAAIVAYINLGGLGKYLIDGSQLSDGGQLFGGAVVIAVLAALVDLLMMVIQRSATPRGLRTIRRPAEQKGAARQLADSVQGGSA from the coding sequence ATGGACTATTCATCGAACAGCGTTGTGGTCCAGATCTTCGAATGGCTCACCAACCCGGTCAACTGGTCCGGCCCCGCCGGGATCCCCACCCGCACCGTCGAACACCTTGGTTATACCGGGCTGACTATCCTCATTGCCGCAGCGATCGCAGTGCCCGTCGGGCTTTTCGTGGGCCACACGGGGAAGGGACGAGTGGTCATCGTTGCGCTCGCGGGCATCCTGCGTGCTCTTCCTACCCTCGGTGTACTGATCCTGTTCGTCCTGCTGGCCGGGATTGGTCTCATGCCGCCCATCTGGTCACTGGTTCTCCTGGCAGTCCCGCCTATCCTTGCGGGAGTCTATGCTGGCATCTCGTCAGTGAACGAGAACGTCGTTGATGCAGCCAGAAGTATGGGCATGACCGAATTACAGGTACTTTTCCGGGTGGAACTTCCTAACGGACTTCAGGTGATTCTTGGTGGTTTTCGCGCCGCCGTCCTGCAGGTCATCGCCACCGCCGCTATTGTTGCTTATATCAACCTCGGTGGCCTCGGCAAGTACTTGATTGACGGATCGCAACTCAGCGACGGCGGCCAGCTTTTTGGTGGCGCAGTAGTCATCGCCGTGCTCGCGGCCCTCGTGGACCTTCTGATGATGGTGATCCAACGTAGTGCAACCCCACGGGGTCTTAGAACAATTCGCCGTCCGGCGGAACAAAAAGGGGCTGCACGCCAACTGGCGGACAGCGTACAGGGAGGAAGCGCATGA